The following DNA comes from Brassica oleracea var. oleracea cultivar TO1000 unplaced genomic scaffold, BOL UnpScaffold00888, whole genome shotgun sequence.
accatgtttcgcgatgctcatgcattcatagcgCAATGCGACATATGCCAACGATGGggaaaatcagtaaaagacacGAAATGGAAAAGAAGTCTATTCAAGAGGTAGAAGTTTTGATTGTTGGAGAATAGATTTCATGGGCCCTTTCCCTTCTTCGTACGGAAATAAATACATCCTAGTCGATGTTGACTATGTGTCAAAGTGGGTTGAAGCGGTAGCTTCCCCAACAAACGACGCATTCgtagttattaagcttttcaaaagcattatcttcccGAGATTCGGAATACCCCGAATAGTCATAAGTGACGGTGGTTCCCATTTCAGCAACAACGTTTTTGAAGGACTACTCCGTAAGAACGGAGTACaccatagagttgctacaccctGCCACCCGCAGACGAGTGGgcaggtagaagtctcaaatcgacagatcaaagaaatcttagaaaagataGTGGGCACATCTagaaaagattggtctagaaaatTGGACAATGAACTCTGGGCTTACCGGACTACCTTCAAAACTCTTTTAGGAACCACCCCATTTCACCTGCTATATAgaaaatcatgtcacttaccgGTTGAGCTGGAACACAAAGCAGCCTAGgccattaaattattaaatttcgacatcaaaccagtTGCCGAAAGGAGGCTCATACAGCTTAACGAACTGGATGAGATTAGACATTTAGccaatgagaagaaaaaacgaaagcatatcatgataaaaagatcatttccaggcacttcgaaccaaatgatcaagtacTGCTTTATATATCTCGGCTAACGCTGTTTCCAGGAAAACTCCAATCTCGTTGGTCAGGTCCTTTCACTGTTGTGAATGCCAATCCTTGTGGAGCCATTACGCTTATAAATCATAAAGGAGAGGAATTTCCGGTAAATGGCCAACGATCAAGcactattgggctaaaccgccaaATATCGGGCCTATAAACTTAGGCCCCCTTCCCGATAATTAGAAAAATCGAATATCGAGTCAAGCTAAGGACTTAAATTAAGCGCTGAATGGCAGTTAAcccatttttagttttagaatttttagaatttttttttaaaaaaaaaaacacacacaaaattatCGGAAAACAAAACTCCTGTCGTTCGACCACAACAccacatcatcgatcgacatcaaatGCACAGACACAGCTTAGATCACTTAAGTCGACATTCGCacaaacccgaaaaccctaTGAAAACATTcccatctcttttctctctcgtttttcGCCAAAATCCGACGATTCTTGCGCTCAATCCGCTCGAATTTCAACCCTCTATCAGCTTAGATCACTTAACTCACGCATCATCATGGTATTAAGacgaaattttctaaattttcgttCTTCCTAGGGTTGAAATAGAAATCGGATTTGAACTGagattttaaagtttatatcGATCGATTTGTGTTTAAGGAACAATATAATAGGGAATACTGATCGATTAAACAAATTATCTGTACCATGCAATTGCATAATTGGGTTATTCCATacgtgtcgatcgacatcgagaCATCTCTATCGATTGATAACACTTAATTTTATCGATCGATCTTATTCCATacgtgtcgatcgacatcgagacatctctgtcgatcgacaacggCAATTACACCATCGAAATTCACTGATTTATTCTTGTTTGTGAACTTTGTTTACAGACCGACGAGAGGAAAACGAAGAGGAGATTAGACACCCGCATCACGGCTCCAGTCCGTGCAAAGAAACTTGGCCGAGAGAGCCCGAGGATGGACCTATTCCACTCTTTGACCACTTCGCGGACACGCAAAAAGCGGCAAAGAGCTCGGCATGGAGAAACCGTGCAATCGAGGACACCTGGGACGACTATGACAACATATTCTACAGTGAATGGCTGAAGGTTTCCAAAGAACCGACTCGGTTCGTCATCGAGACGTGGTTTGAACATTGGGCATCCGATCGGACCTCGAGGACTTGTTCGTGGAGTTGGGTATGGGAAACTTTGCTACTCACCCAGAGGTTCTCTACCCAGAG
Coding sequences within:
- the LOC106320338 gene encoding uncharacterized protein K02A2.6-like, translating into MGPFPSSYGNKYILVDVDYVSKWVEAVASPTNDAFVVIKLFKSIIFPRFGIPRIVISDGGSHFSNNVFEGLLRKNGVHHRVATPCHPQTSGQTDERKTKRRLDTRITAPVRAKKLGRESPRMDLFHSLTTSRTRKKRQRARHGETVQSRTPGTTMTTYSTVNG